Genomic DNA from Frondihabitans sp. PAMC 28766:
GGGCTCGCGGTCACGAGATTGAGCCCGGCGCGCCCGTGCGTGAGGTGGTCGAGAGTCGACATGAGACGCGCGGCGAGGAATGGCGGGTAGAACGACGTCGCCGCGGTCGCGACGATGCCGAGGTGCTTGGTGGCCGCGGCGAGCAACGGCACCAGCGGCATCGGGTCGTGGCGGACGATGCCGGTGCGCAGCGAGTACTCGAGGCCGCCGCCGTAGACGTCGGGTACGACCGACGAGTCTTCGAGCATCATGTAGTCGAATCCGGCGCGCTCGAGCGAGGTCGCCGCATCGATGAAGAGCTGCGGGTTGGCCACGTCACGGCCGACGTTGCCTGACCATTGCTCGTTCCAGCCGTAGACGCCGAAACCGTATCCGAGGAACCAACCCAGGTGGAACATGTTCTTCATCCTTCGAGAGTGTGCGCGAAGCGCGCGCGGTGGTAGGGAAGCGGGTGATAGTCGAGCCGCAGGCCGAGCTCGGCCGCGGCCCGGAGTCCGAAGTGCGGGTCGCGCATGAACTCGCGGCCGACGAACACGACGTCCGCCCTGCCGGCGGCGACGATGTCATCGGCCTGGTGGGCCGTCAGGATCAGGCCGACGGCCCCCGTCGGCACGCCTGCCGCCTCGCGAAGCCGCTCGGCGAACTGCACCTGGTAGCCAGGGAACACGGGGATCTTCGCGTCGGGAACGAGGCCACCCGTCGAGACGTCGAAGAAGTCGGCCCCGGCGGCGGCGGCGAGGCGCGCGACAGCAGCCGTCTGCTCTTCGTCCCAGCCGCCCTCGACCCAGTCGGTCGCCGAGACGCGCACGACGATCGGGAAGTCGTCATCGGTAGCCACCCGGATCCCCTCGACGATCTCGAGGAAGAAGCGGGCGCGGTTCTCGAACGAGCCGCCGTACTCGTCACGGCGCCGATTGCTCAGCGGCGACAGGAACTGGTGGATCAGGAAGCCGTGCGCCGCGTGGATCTCGACGAAGTCGAATCCTGCCTCGAGCGACCGGCGGGCGGCGTCGACGAACGCCGCCACCGTCGCGTGGACCTCGTCGAGGGTGAGGGCGCGCGGCACGTCGTAGCCCTCATAGGCGATGGCCGACGGGCCGACGGTCAGCCAGCCGCCCTCGCCAGGCGCAATGGTCCCGACCTGCGGCTCCCAGGATCGGTTTGTCGCCGACTTGCGGCCGCCGTGCCCCAGCTGCACGCCGATCATGGTGCCCTGCGAGTGCGCGAACTCCACGATCGGAATCCACGCGTCGCGCAGCTCGTCGCTCCAGATCCCGACGTCGTGCGGCGAGACGCGGCCCTCGGGGGTGACGGCCGTCGACTCGGTGATGATGGCGCCGGCGCCGCCCGCGGCGATGCCGCCGAGGTGCACGAAGTGGAACGGGCTCGGCACCCCGTCCCGCCCCTCCGACGCGAACATCGTGAGGGACGGCACCCAGAGGCGGTTGCGGAAGGTCGTCGACCGGAGGGTGATCGGGCGAAAGAGGGCCGGCTCGGTCGTGGTGGTCACGATGTCAGAACGCCAGCAGGTTCTCGCGGAGCGTCGACCCGGTGTACTCCTCGCGGATCAGCCCGCGACGACGGAGAGCCGGCGCGAGACCGTCGGCCACCATGGCGAGGTTGAGACGCGTCGTCGGCATGTAGATCAGGAATCCGTCGCCGCCGATCTCGGCCATCAGGTCTTCCATCTTGCCGGCGACCGTGTCGGGCGAACCGTAGAGGCCGAGATCGCTGACCTGGTGCTGCGAGGCGACGACCTCCCGCAGCGTCTTGTCCTCGTTGCCCTCGAAGAGGTTCTTGATCGAGGTGTTCTCGCCGTTCTGCTTCGACAGGTCGATGTCGCGGATGAGCGTGTCGGGGTCGATGCCGCCGAAGTCGATGCGGCCGCCGGAGGTGTACGACATGTTCCAGAGGTTGTACTCGATGCCCTTGTCGCTGGCGCGGTACGCCTTGCCCGCCTCGACCATGGCCAGGGCTTCGTCGTCGGTCGCGGCGATCGTCGGCGTGGCCAGGAACATCAGCTTGACGTCGTCGGGGTTGCGGCCGTTCGCAGCGATGCGCCTCCGCATGTCGTCGCGGAACTCCTTGCCCTCGGCGCCGCTCCGCACCATCGAGATCATGGTGTCGTCGTACTTGGCGCCGAGGGCGCGGCCGGGCTCCGACGATCCGGCCGAGCAGATCGGAGGCATCCGCTGCGGCCCGGGGATCGTGTTGAGGGGCCCGCGGCTCGTGAAGTACTTGCCCTCGAAGTCGATCGGCTGCACCTTGGTGTGGTCGGCGTAGACGCCCGCGACGGGGTCGGCGATGACGGCGCCCTCCTTCCACGAATCCTGCAGCTGCAGCACGACGTCGGTCCACTCCATCGCCATGTCGTAGCGCTCGTCGTGCTCGAGGTGACGCTCGTAGCCGTAGTTCTGTGCCACGCGGTCGGTGACGCTCGTGACGACGTTCATGCCGACGCGGCCGTTCGTCAGGTGGTCGAGCGTCGTGAAGAGACGGGCGGCGAGGTACGGCGGGTACTGGATCGTCGACACCGTCGGCACGATGCCGATGTGCTTCGTCGCCGCGGTCAGCAGCGGGACGAGCGGCATGGGGTCGTTCTTCGGCGCCATGAAACCGCGGCGGAGGCTCGTGTCGGCGCTGCCGTTGTAGCTGTCCTCGACCATCGCCGTGTCTTCGAACAGGATGTAGTCGAACCCGGCCCGCTCGAGGCTCGTCGCCATGTCGATGTAGATGGCGGGGTCGGTCCAGTCGTCGACGTTGTTGCCGACCCAGGGGCCGTCGCCGTTGGTGGCGCTCCAGGGGTGGATGCCGAAGCCGTCGCCGAGGAACCAGGAGAGATGGAACATGGGTACTCCAGAGGTGTGTGTGGAAGGGAAGGAAGGGGCGGGCGTCAGAAAGCCAGGAGGTTGTCGCGCAGGGTTCCGCCGGTGTAGCTCTCGCGAGTGAGGCCGCGACGCTTGAGGGCGGGGGCGAGCCCGTCGGCGATCATCGCCATGTTGTAGCGGGTTGTCGGCAGGTAGAAGAGGAAGCCGTCGCCGCCGATCTCGTCCATCAGGTCGCCCATCTTCGCGGCGACCGTGTCGGGCGAGCCGACGAGGCCCATGTCGCCGATCTGGAAGGACGTGCCGACGACCTCGCGGAGGGTCTGCTCTTCGCGCCCGCCGAACAGGTTGGCGATCGAGGTGTGCTCGCCGTTCTGCTTCGAGAGGTCGATGTCCTTGACCTTCGTGTCGGGGTCGATGCCGCCGAAGTCGATGCGGCCGCCGGACGTGTACGACATGTTCCAGAGGTTGTACTCGATCGCCTTGTCGCTCTTCTTCCACTCCGTGGCGGCAGCGGCCTTCTCTTCGGCCTCCGCGTCGGTGGCGGCGATGGTCGGCGTGGCGATGAACATGAACTTCACATCGTCGGGGTTGCGCCCCTCGGCCGCCACCATGGCGCGCATCTCGTCGCGGTACTTGCGAGCCGACGGGCCGTCGGGCAGCTGCGCGATCATCGTGTCGTCGTACCGGGCGGCGAGGAGGCGCCCTGGCATCGAGCTGCCGGCCGAGCAGATCGGAGGCATCCGCTGCGGGCCGGGGATCGTGTTGAGCGGGCCCCGGCTCGTGAAGTACTCGCCCCGGAAGTCGATCGGCTGCACCTTGGTGTGGTCGGCGTACACGCCGGCGACCGGGTCGGCGACGACCGCGCCCTCTTTCCAGGAGTCCTGCAGCTGGGTGACCACGTCGATCCACTCCATCGCCATCGTGTAGCGCTCGTCGTGCTCGAGGTGGCGTTCGTAGCCGAAGTTCTGGGCGACACGGTCGGTGACGCTGGTCACGACGTTCATCCCCACTCGCCCGTTCGTGAGGTGGTCGAGCGTCGTGAAGAGGCGCGCCGCGAGATACGGCGGGTACTGGATGGTCGACACGGTCGGCACGATGCCGATGTGCTTCGTCGCACCCGTCATCAGCGGCACGAGGGGCATCGGGTCGTTCTTCGGGGCCATGAACGCCCGACGCAGACTGGTCTCGGCCGACTGCTGGTACGTGTCTTCGACCATGGCGGTGTCCTCGATGAGGATGTAGTCGAATCCTGCGCGCTCGAGGTTTCGGGCCAGGTCGATGTAGATGTCGGGCTTCATCCAGTCGGTGACGTTCGAGCCGGCCCAGGGGCCGTCGCCGTTGGTGGCGCTCCAGGGCTGAATGCCGAAACCCGAGCCGAGGAACCATCCGAGGTGGAACATGTGTTGCCTTTCTGTGGTGGTGCGCGAGGTGGTGCTCGCGGGCATGGCTGTGCCGCGCCGACGTGCGGAGAGAGGTGGAGCGGGGTCAGGCGGCGGGCTCCTCCACGGCCTCGTAGGCGCTGACGAGCTTCTGCGTGTACGCGTGCTGCGGCCGCTCGAGGATCTCGAGGGTGCGGCCGGTCTCGACCACGCGCCCGGCGTTCATGACGACGAGCTCGCGCGTGATGAACGCGGTGGCGGGCAGACCGTGCGAGACGAACATCAGCCCTGCGCCGTGATCGATCGAGTAGCGCTTCAGCAGGTTGAGCACGACGCCCTGCACCGACACGTCGAGCGCCGACACGGCCTCGTCGCAGACCAGGAGGCCGGGGCGCACGATCAGCGCGCGGGCGATCGACATGCGCTGGCGCTGCCCGCCCGAGAGCTCGCCGGGAAACCTGTCGACGAGATCGGGCAGGATCCCGAGCTCGGCCGTGATCTCGGAGATCGCCTGGTCGGCGCCCGCCTGGTCGTGCCCGCCGAGCAACTGCGCCGGCACACGCAGCGACTCGCGGATGCGGTGGCGCGGGTCGAACGTCGACGTGGTGTCCTGGGCGACGAGCTGGACCTTGCGGCGGTACTCGAGGCGGCCGGCCCGTGTCGAGAGCAGGGAGTTCAGCTCGTGGCCGTCGACCGTGATCGATCCGGCCGAGGCCTTCTCGAGACCGGTGATGATCTTGGCCATGGTCGACTTGCCCGAGCCGGACTCGCCGACGATACCCACGCGCTCGCCCTGGCCGAGCACGAACGAGACGTCCTGCACGGCGGTCTTGCGGCCGTACGACTTGCGGACGCCCGTCGCCTCGATGCGGACACCGGGGGTGGTGACGGGGGTGACGGCGGGGGTGCTCATGCGGCGGTCCCTTCGAGTCGGGCCCGCACCGAGTCGAGCGTGGGCAGCTCGTCGAGGCGAGCGGATGCCAGGGTGGGGATGCACTCGAGGAGGCCTCGCGTGTACGGGTCGGACGCGTTGTGCAGGTCTCTCGACGGGATCTGCTCGACGATCTCACCGTGGTACATCACCACGACGAAGTCGGTGAAGCGGCGGCAGAGCTCGATGTCGTGCGTGATCATCAGCACCGCGGTGCCCTCGCGCTCGGCGAGTTCGACCATGAGCTCCATCGCGCCGACGGCCAGCGAGGCGTCGAGGGCGCTCGTCGGCTCGTCGGCGATGAGGAGGGCGGGCTTCGACGAGAGCGCGATCGCCATCATGACGCGCTGGCGCATGCCGCCCGAGAGCTCGTGCGGCTTCGCCTTCATGACCCGCTCGGGGTCGGTGATGCCGACGCGGCGCAACCACTCGAGGGCGTCGAGCTTCGCCTGCTTCTTCGAGACCTTCTCGGTCGAGTGCAGGACGGCCGTCAGCTGGCTGCCGATCGTCCACACCGGGTCGAGCGAGCTCATCGCGTCCTGGAAGATCATCGAGAGACCGTCGGTACGCCTCGGGATCCTGGTCGGCTCGCCCGATCGCACGAGCGAGACGCCGTCGAGCTCGATCGTCTCGGCCTCGACGCTGCCCGCCTCGAGGTCGAGGAAGCCCGCTATGGCGTTGCCGAGGCTCGTCTTACCCGAGCCCGACTCGCCGACGATCGCCACCCGCTCGCCGCGGCGCACCTCGAGGTTCGCGTGGCTGACGGCTGTGTTGTCGCCGTATCGGACGGTGAGGTCGCGGACCCGGAGGACGGGTGCCGCTTCGGCTGTCTCGGTCATGATGAGCCTTCCTGCAGTGCGGAGAAAGAAGAGGGGTGGGCCGGCGGTGAGGTGCGCCGCCGGCCCGGGGTGCTACTTGGAGACGCTGAGCTGCGAGTAGTCGAGCACGTTGTCAGAGCGGTAGACGTAGCCCTTGACGTTGTTCGCGAAGGCGTTCAGGGGCTGGACGTAGTTGATGTAGATCGTCGGCATCTGGTCCTGGAGGACCTTCTGCGCGGCGTTCCACTCCTTGCCGGCGGCGACGCTGGTGGGGACACCCGCGTTGTTGCCGGCGGCGATGGCGCTGATCAGGTTCTGGTTGGTGAAGTCCGGCCAGTTGATCGGCGACTTGGGCGTGTAGAAGAGCGACAGGACGTAGGGCGGGGACTGCACCACGGCGTAGTCGCGCTGGAGGGACGCGGCGAAGGTCTTGGCGGCGAGGCCGGCCTGGAACGCCGACGAGTTGACCTGGTTGATCGTCATGTTGAAGCCGGCCGCCTTGACCGCGGTCTGGATCTGCACCGCGGCCTCGTCGAGGTCGGGCACCGAGTTGTTGACCGTCAGCGTGAAGTTGATCGGCGACTTGTAGCCGGCGGCAGCCAGGATCGACTTGGCCTTGGCGGGGTCGGTCGTGTTGGCCTTGAGGCCGGACGAGTCGAACCCGGGGTCGGTCGACGAGATGATCGTCGAGTTCGGCGTGGCGCGCCCGTGGTAGACGTTCTTGTCGATCGCGTCGTAGGGGATCGCATAGGCGAGAGCACGGCGCACGTTGACGTCTTTGAAGACGCCCGACGAGGTCAGAAGCGGCATGTAGACGTAGGCGTTGGTCGGGACCGTGAAGATGGTCGCGGACTTGGCCTTGGCGAGGCTGACCTGGTCGGCCGGGCGAAGCTGGACGGCGATCTGGGCGTCGCCGCTCTTGACGAGGTTGGCTCGGGTGCCGGCGTCCGCCACGACGCGCTGGACGATGCGGGTCACCTTCGGGGTGCCGAGGGCGTAGCCGGTGTTCGCCGTGTAGACCATCTGCTCGCCGGGGGTGTAGCTCGAGAGCTTGTAGGCGCCGAAGCCGAAGTTGGCGTGCGTGCCCGACCACTTGACTGCGTACGGGTCGGAGGCCGTCGCGTGCTTCTTGAGCAGGGTCGCGTCGTAGATGTTGTAGGGCACGTTGGAGAGCAGCGACAGGGCCGTGTAGCCGTAGCTCTTCTTGGCGACGGTCAGCGTCACGGTCGAGTCGTTGACGGCCTTCCACTGGGTCGGCGAGGTGATGAAGGGCGCGCTGACGAACGAGACGATGCTGGTCGCGGTCTTGAACTTGCGGTCCATCGACCAGACGACGTCCTGGGCGTTCAGGGCGTCGCCCGAGGTGCTCTTGGCCTTGGTGTTGAGGTGGAACGTGTAGGTGAGGCCGTCCGACGAGACGTCGTAGCTCTTGGCGAGCACGCCGGTGAAGTCGTTGTAGTCCTCGTGCTCGGACTGGCCGCCGGTGCCGGCGACGTACTTGTTGCGGATCAGGGTGGCGCCGGTGTTCATGAAGAACTCGGCGGCCTCGTAGCCGGTGGCGCTGGTCTCGTACGAGAAGCTCTGGGGCTGAGCCGCGGTCACGATGACGAAGGTGCTGGCCGACGACGTGCCCGATGATCCGCCCGAGCTGCACGCAGCGAGGGCGATCGCTCCGGCAGCGGCGAGGGCCACTGCGGAGAGGATGCGTTTGGTCTTTCTCATGGTGGGGAGACTCCAGTCGAGCGGGGTGGATGCGAGGGAAGGGGTGCAGGAGGGATCGCCGCGACCGGGGTGTGGCCGAAGGCGGGGGTGGAGAAGTGCGAGGGGTGGCGGGGTCAGCGCCGTTTCGCCTGGCGGCCGACGAAGGCCGAGACGAGCACGGAGGCGCTCCAGACCGAGAATGCGAGCGCGAGGGCCGGGAAGGCGACGGGCCACCAGTGGCCGACCGCAGCGTCCGGGGCTCCGACCGAGAGCATGGTGCCCCACTCGGCGGTCGGCGTCGGGATGCCGACGCCGAGGAAGCCGAGGGCGGCGCAGAAGATGATGCCCATGCCGAAGACGGTCGAGGTGTTCTCGAGCGTGGGCCGCCACGAGTTCGGCAGCACGTGGCGCACGAGCAGGCGGAGCTCCGACTCCCCCGACATGCGCGCGGCGTCGACGTAGCCGTCGCTGCGCGTCCGCAGCACCTCGGTGTTCATGAGGCGCGACTGGAAGGGGATGATGACGACGGCCAGCGAGAGGCACTCGACGACGGGGCTGCGGCCGAAGAACGACACGAGCACGAGGCCGGCGATCATGACCGGGATCGACTGGACGAGGTCGACGGCGCGGCCCAGGATGCGCGAGACGATGCCGAGCACGCCGCGGTGCGACCCGTACATGCCCGAGACGAGCCCGATGACCATCGCGGCGACAGTCGAGATGATCGCGACTCCCAGGGCGATGCAGACGTCGAGGCGGAACGCCGTCATGACCCGCGAGTAGATGTCGAGGCCGTTCGCATCCGTGCCGAACCAGAACTTGCCGTTCGGGGCGACGGTCTGGCCGCCGACCACGCTGGTGGCCGGGTGGTTGGCGAGGTACGGGCCGATGATGGCCAGCAGGATCACGATGGCGAAGGGCACGAGGCGCCAGGAGAAGTGGAAGCCCTTCGTCGATGCCGCCTTGCGGGCGACGGGCGGGGCGAGGATCGCGTCGTCGGTCGAGATGACGACGGGGGTGTCGAGCGACATCAGGCGTCCTTCCCGGCGACGCCCGAGCGACGCCTGGAGTCGAGGAGCATCGTGAGGATGTCCGTGATGAGGTAGATGACGAGGCACATGCCGGCGACGACCACGAGGAACGACCGGAGTGCGAACACGTCGCTGGAGTTGACGGCGTCGACCGCGTACTGCCCGAGACCGCCGAGGCTGAAGAGCGATTCGAGCACGACCGCGCCGCCGAGCAGGAGGCCGAAGAGCATCCCGAGCGTGGCGACGGCCGACGGCAGGGCCCGGCGGTAGATGCTGACCAGCACGGTTCGGCGCGACGCACCGGAGGCGACCCGGAACTTCGTGGCGGGGTCGTCGATCGCCTCGTCGAGCGAGAGGATCAGCATCTTGATGAGCAGCGGCGAGTCTGCGAGCACCATCACGATGACCGGCAGGACGAGGTGAGCCGCGTACGACTGCAGGTCGGCCGTGTTGCCGGCGAGGAGCGAGTCGAGCATCGGGAAGCCCGTGACTTGCGGCGGCGCGATCAGGATCGGGTCGAGGCGGCCCGAGGGGGCCGGCGCCCAGTGCAGTTCGGCGAAGAAGAAGAACAGCGCCGCGATGCCGATGACGTACTCGGGCAGAGCGCCGGCCGAGCGGGCATAGGAGGCCAGCGCCTTGGCGAACCCGTTGCTGCGGTGCGTGACGATGAAGTACGAGACGACGAGTGCGAAGACGCAGGCGAAGAAGAGTCCGAAGAAGACGAACTCGAGCGTCGCCGGGATCCTGGTGGCGAAGTCCTGTGAGACGGGCCGGCCCGACGCGATCGACGTGCCGAGGTCGAAGTGGATCAGCTGGTCGAGGTACGTGCCGAGCTGCTGCCACCACGGCCCGGTCAGCCCGTACGAGGCGCGAGCGGCCTGCAGGGCCTTGCCCGAGAGTCGGCCGCCCGTCGCTGCGACGACGGGGTCGCCGGGGATGAGCTTCACGAGGAAGAACGCCACCAGCACGAAGACGATGAAGTTGACGATCGTCTTGACGATCGGCCGGACGAACCAGAGCCCGGCGAAGGCGGATCGGCGGGTCGGCGCCAGTGAGGTGTCGAGCGCGGCGAGACGTTCCGCTTCGGCCCTCGTGTCGTCGAGGCTCTGACCGGTCACGGTCTGGGGCTCACTCACGGTCATGCGTCCGCCTTCCAGCTCTTCGTCACGGTGGTCGATGAAGACCACCAGGGTCTCCGCCGTGGGGATGGCACAATGATGGCGTCGCGACGTTTCCGGTACCGGCATCTGCGGTAACCGATCGATTACGCGACGTAGGGAACCTGCCGTGAATCACAAAAACCCTGTTCGCGGCTCGCTTCACACTGTCGTAACGCCACTCGAACAAGTTGGAGCGCCATGACAACGCCATCTCCGGAGCACCCGCGGTCTCGCGGAGGCTCGGCCCACGGGCGTCAGATCTCCGCCCGCCGGGTGCGCGATCTCATCACCTCGTCGATCCGCGACGGCTACATCGCGCCCGACGACCCGCTCGCCGAGGAAGACCTCATGGCGCTGTTCAACACCAGTCGCGGAAGCGTGCGGGCGGCCCTCACGCAGCTGCGCGACACCGGCTTCGTCGAGCGGCGACGCCGCGTCGGCACCCGCGTCAGCAACGTCGGGGTGCTCGTGCCGCTCAGCGACATCCACACCGACTCCGAGCACGTGGTCATCGAGACGATCGAAGAGCGCGTCGTGCCGAGCTTCCCGCTCGTCCGCGACCGGCTCCACATCGACGAGGACAGCGTGCGGATGATCGAGAACTCGTTCTTGACGGACGGCGAGGTGATCGGGCTGCGCACGGCGTACTTCTCGACCGTCTACACCGCCGCCGCCAACAGCCTCGAGGGCCGGTCACGATGAAGAAGGTCATCGAGGCGTTCTTCGGCCTGAAGCCGGGCGAGGTCACCATGACGATCGGCAGCGACGGCGCCGACGGCCACACCGCGCGCATTCTCGGCGTCGAAGAGGGCACCCCGCTCATCGCGCGCGACATGACCTACTACGCCGAAGACGGCACGCCCATCCAGACCGTGTTCGACCGATTCCGTGGCGACCGGGTGAGGCTGGAGGCGACGGCGACGCTGCTCTGAGCCACGTCGGCGCCCGGCGGGCGTGTCAGGGCAGGATCGCGAGGGTGGCCTCGCGGCCGAGGTAGCGGCCGTACTCCGCCGCGCGACGCTCCACCGCGCGCCGCACGACGTCGGAGAGCTCGGCGAAGGGCTCGAGGTCGATGCGCACCCCGCCCGATCCTGCGAGCGTGCGTCGCCACAAGCCCGAGACGACCCCGTCGATCACGAGCGTGGGGGCGAAGAGGCCGTTCGAGTAGGGCACGACGCGCGCGAAGTGCTCGGGGGCGAGGCTCGCCACACGATCGCGATACCCCAGCAGGATCTCGTCGAAGGGCGGCAGCAGACGCACGTCACCACGGCGAGGCGGCTGGGCAGCGCCGCCCGGCGGGACCAGGAGCCCCTCGGCATCCTGCTCGACCGCGTCGCCCGCGAGTGCGACGGCGCGGCGCGCGTCGGTGAGGGTGAGGCCGCTCCACCACGCGAGATCCGGCACGGTCGTCGGCGCATGGCCGGCCACGTACCGGGTGGCCAGGATGCGGAGCGCGTCGTCGCGCTCGTAGCGCACGGCCCCGGGGGCCCACTCGTCGAGGAGGACGAAGGTCTGCCGCGTGCCCTGTGGCGGCCCGAACACGATCAGGGTCTCGCCGGCGAGCTGGCGGAGGAGGTGCGACCCGCGACCGCCGCCGGTTTCGACGCCGGCGGCCCCGATCGCCTCCAGCAGCGCGGGGCGGCTCAACGCCGGCCCTCCCGAGAGCGCGTCTCGCACGATGTCGGCTGCCCGATCGAAGTCCTCCTTCACCATGCCGTCACGGCGCCAGACCGAGGCTGCGGCCGCGAACGCACGCGGAGCGAGCAGCTCGGTGAGCCAGCGGGCGTCGACTCTCGCCATGATCATGAGAGTGCCGCGCATCGGCCACGACCGGATGACGCTGCCGTCGACGAGTGCACTGGCGACATTGCCTTCGCCGGTGGTCGAGCGCAGGCCGAGCGCCCACTCGGCCCCGAGGAGATCCTGCGCCTGGGTCGCGAGCTGCGAGGCGGCGACCTCGGCGACCGACGACGCGCCGTGCCCGGCGACCCGCTGGGCGGTGAGCCGTCGCCTGGCGATCTCGTCCGGTCGCATGCGCCCACCCTAGGCGGCGCGGGCTCCAACCTGCCAGTTCGCCTGGCTCGAGCGGGGTTCGGGATGGGGCCGCGTAGCCTCGGTGCCCACGGGACCGCCAGGTCTCGACAGGAGGCACCACCATGGCCGACAAATCCAGCCACAAAGACGGCGCCAAAGTCGCCGTCCGCAGTCTCAAAGAGAAGCGCGCCGACAAGAAGGCGAAGAGCGGCAAGGCCTCGCACTCCGAAGACATCGTCTCGAACGTCAAGAAGCGCTGAGTCCATCTCCGCAGCGCCACCCGCATCATCCCGCAACACCCGAAGGGCCTCCTCAGCGCCTCGGTCTAGCCTCAGTGGCAACCGAAGCCCACGCTGAGAGAGGCCCTCCGTCATGACCCTGATCGACCAGC
This window encodes:
- a CDS encoding NADH:flavin oxidoreductase/NADH oxidase — encoded protein: MTTTTEPALFRPITLRSTTFRNRLWVPSLTMFASEGRDGVPSPFHFVHLGGIAAGGAGAIITESTAVTPEGRVSPHDVGIWSDELRDAWIPIVEFAHSQGTMIGVQLGHGGRKSATNRSWEPQVGTIAPGEGGWLTVGPSAIAYEGYDVPRALTLDEVHATVAAFVDAARRSLEAGFDFVEIHAAHGFLIHQFLSPLSNRRRDEYGGSFENRARFFLEIVEGIRVATDDDFPIVVRVSATDWVEGGWDEEQTAAVARLAAAAGADFFDVSTGGLVPDAKIPVFPGYQVQFAERLREAAGVPTGAVGLILTAHQADDIVAAGRADVVFVGREFMRDPHFGLRAAAELGLRLDYHPLPYHRARFAHTLEG
- a CDS encoding NtaA/DmoA family FMN-dependent monooxygenase (This protein belongs to a clade of FMN-dependent monooxygenases, within a broader family of flavin-dependent oxidoreductases, the luciferase-like monooxygenase (LMM) family, some of whose members use coenzyme F420 rather than FMN.) gives rise to the protein MFHLSWFLGDGFGIHPWSATNGDGPWVGNNVDDWTDPAIYIDMATSLERAGFDYILFEDTAMVEDSYNGSADTSLRRGFMAPKNDPMPLVPLLTAATKHIGIVPTVSTIQYPPYLAARLFTTLDHLTNGRVGMNVVTSVTDRVAQNYGYERHLEHDERYDMAMEWTDVVLQLQDSWKEGAVIADPVAGVYADHTKVQPIDFEGKYFTSRGPLNTIPGPQRMPPICSAGSSEPGRALGAKYDDTMISMVRSGAEGKEFRDDMRRRIAANGRNPDDVKLMFLATPTIAATDDEALAMVEAGKAYRASDKGIEYNLWNMSYTSGGRIDFGGIDPDTLIRDIDLSKQNGENTSIKNLFEGNEDKTLREVVASQHQVSDLGLYGSPDTVAGKMEDLMAEIGGDGFLIYMPTTRLNLAMVADGLAPALRRRGLIREEYTGSTLRENLLAF
- a CDS encoding NtaA/DmoA family FMN-dependent monooxygenase (This protein belongs to a clade of FMN-dependent monooxygenases, within a broader family of flavin-dependent oxidoreductases, the luciferase-like monooxygenase (LMM) family, some of whose members use coenzyme F420 rather than FMN.), which translates into the protein MFHLGWFLGSGFGIQPWSATNGDGPWAGSNVTDWMKPDIYIDLARNLERAGFDYILIEDTAMVEDTYQQSAETSLRRAFMAPKNDPMPLVPLMTGATKHIGIVPTVSTIQYPPYLAARLFTTLDHLTNGRVGMNVVTSVTDRVAQNFGYERHLEHDERYTMAMEWIDVVTQLQDSWKEGAVVADPVAGVYADHTKVQPIDFRGEYFTSRGPLNTIPGPQRMPPICSAGSSMPGRLLAARYDDTMIAQLPDGPSARKYRDEMRAMVAAEGRNPDDVKFMFIATPTIAATDAEAEEKAAAATEWKKSDKAIEYNLWNMSYTSGGRIDFGGIDPDTKVKDIDLSKQNGEHTSIANLFGGREEQTLREVVGTSFQIGDMGLVGSPDTVAAKMGDLMDEIGGDGFLFYLPTTRYNMAMIADGLAPALKRRGLTRESYTGGTLRDNLLAF
- a CDS encoding ABC transporter ATP-binding protein — its product is MSTPAVTPVTTPGVRIEATGVRKSYGRKTAVQDVSFVLGQGERVGIVGESGSGKSTMAKIITGLEKASAGSITVDGHELNSLLSTRAGRLEYRRKVQLVAQDTTSTFDPRHRIRESLRVPAQLLGGHDQAGADQAISEITAELGILPDLVDRFPGELSGGQRQRMSIARALIVRPGLLVCDEAVSALDVSVQGVVLNLLKRYSIDHGAGLMFVSHGLPATAFITRELVVMNAGRVVETGRTLEILERPQHAYTQKLVSAYEAVEEPAA
- a CDS encoding ABC transporter ATP-binding protein; protein product: MTETAEAAPVLRVRDLTVRYGDNTAVSHANLEVRRGERVAIVGESGSGKTSLGNAIAGFLDLEAGSVEAETIELDGVSLVRSGEPTRIPRRTDGLSMIFQDAMSSLDPVWTIGSQLTAVLHSTEKVSKKQAKLDALEWLRRVGITDPERVMKAKPHELSGGMRQRVMMAIALSSKPALLIADEPTSALDASLAVGAMELMVELAEREGTAVLMITHDIELCRRFTDFVVVMYHGEIVEQIPSRDLHNASDPYTRGLLECIPTLASARLDELPTLDSVRARLEGTAA
- a CDS encoding ABC transporter substrate-binding protein, whose protein sequence is MRKTKRILSAVALAAAGAIALAACSSGGSSGTSSASTFVIVTAAQPQSFSYETSATGYEAAEFFMNTGATLIRNKYVAGTGGQSEHEDYNDFTGVLAKSYDVSSDGLTYTFHLNTKAKSTSGDALNAQDVVWSMDRKFKTATSIVSFVSAPFITSPTQWKAVNDSTVTLTVAKKSYGYTALSLLSNVPYNIYDATLLKKHATASDPYAVKWSGTHANFGFGAYKLSSYTPGEQMVYTANTGYALGTPKVTRIVQRVVADAGTRANLVKSGDAQIAVQLRPADQVSLAKAKSATIFTVPTNAYVYMPLLTSSGVFKDVNVRRALAYAIPYDAIDKNVYHGRATPNSTIISSTDPGFDSSGLKANTTDPAKAKSILAAAGYKSPINFTLTVNNSVPDLDEAAVQIQTAVKAAGFNMTINQVNSSAFQAGLAAKTFAASLQRDYAVVQSPPYVLSLFYTPKSPINWPDFTNQNLISAIAAGNNAGVPTSVAAGKEWNAAQKVLQDQMPTIYINYVQPLNAFANNVKGYVYRSDNVLDYSQLSVSK
- a CDS encoding ABC transporter permease; the encoded protein is MSLDTPVVISTDDAILAPPVARKAASTKGFHFSWRLVPFAIVILLAIIGPYLANHPATSVVGGQTVAPNGKFWFGTDANGLDIYSRVMTAFRLDVCIALGVAIISTVAAMVIGLVSGMYGSHRGVLGIVSRILGRAVDLVQSIPVMIAGLVLVSFFGRSPVVECLSLAVVIIPFQSRLMNTEVLRTRSDGYVDAARMSGESELRLLVRHVLPNSWRPTLENTSTVFGMGIIFCAALGFLGVGIPTPTAEWGTMLSVGAPDAAVGHWWPVAFPALALAFSVWSASVLVSAFVGRQAKRR